From the genome of Mycobacterium dioxanotrophicus, one region includes:
- a CDS encoding type I polyketide synthase, with the protein MVGAGADRRAIIAEALHRIDELTARLAVAERADVEPVAVVGMGCRLPGGVGSADQFWQLLQDGRSGIVPVPGDRWDVEEFYSADPSVPGTICARDGGFLTSWRPDEFDAEFFGIAPREAAAMDPQQRLLLEVAWEALENAGIVAQSIRGTQTGIFVGLTTNDYSLTFAGRLRREDIDAYIPFGNAANFAAGRLAYFLGARGPALVVDTACSSSLVSVHLACQSLRRGESDTALAAGVNLILRPENSIACSRFGMLSPDGQCKTFDAGANGYVRSEGCGVVVLKRLSDALADGDRVLAVVRGSAVNQDGASSGQTVPNGPAQQALMRQALAASRLVPADIDYIEAHGTGTALGDPIELDALAQVFADRGDAAPLVVGSVKTNLGHLESAAGIAGFIKTVLSVRYGYIPKHLNFHQLTPHACQDATRLTIASPALEWPTVPRPRRAGVSSFGVSGTNAHIIVEQAPSPEPAVWEPDSPVTTLVVAGKSSQRIAATAAMLGQWMTGPGAEVRLADVAHTLNHHRAQHRTFATICARDHNQAVAGLSALAAGQAAVGVVRSHDGPCRPGRVFVYSGQGSQWAGMGRRLLTDEPAFATAIDTLEPAFRTEVGFSLREVLEAAEPLTGIERIQPVLTGLQLALTELWRHYGVVPDAVIGHSMGEVAAAVTAGALTPTEGLRVIATRSRLMSRLAGQGAMALLELDPASTLGLIAEYPAVTLAVYASPTQTVIAGPPADVDMLIAKVAQQSRLARRIDVDVASHHPTIDPVLPDLQAALSDLAPKPPAIPIISTTYDESQTPTTSFDADHWVANLRRPVRFSQAIAAAGTDHATFIEISPHPLLTHSIADTLAGTHFHTVPTLQRDGDDTHTFHTNLNSAHTGAPPRTSHPPEPHPVLPATPWHHTRLWIKPTTPQLHAPAAGSNGWSYASDWPIGPITAADTAGDGSWVVFADEGCGAKVSSAVGDAAVVTVLPMDTLADGAAASELPDILGKAANVLYAPDLSASGHLPEWGYRLFNTTRRLTAALATMAVPPRMFILGRRDGSDDHPADPADAVLWGLGRALASEHPEIWGGVVDVEETEPPGVGSDPTAGPVGDIKDVWRVCEPEERRALLQNHVGVLVAAVMGLPSAQSLNPDADFFELGMDSLMNVILQRALAETLGEVLPQTVVFDYPTVTELADHLAEIVDADLPESVG; encoded by the coding sequence ATGGTTGGTGCTGGGGCGGATCGTCGGGCGATTATTGCTGAGGCTTTGCATCGGATTGATGAGTTGACGGCGCGGTTGGCGGTGGCTGAGCGTGCTGATGTTGAGCCGGTGGCTGTGGTGGGGATGGGTTGCCGGTTGCCTGGTGGGGTGGGTTCTGCTGATCAGTTTTGGCAGTTGTTGCAGGACGGGCGTAGTGGGATTGTGCCGGTGCCGGGGGATCGGTGGGATGTTGAGGAGTTTTATTCGGCGGATCCGTCGGTGCCGGGGACGATTTGTGCGCGTGATGGTGGGTTTTTGACGTCGTGGCGTCCGGATGAGTTTGATGCGGAGTTTTTTGGGATTGCGCCGCGGGAGGCGGCGGCGATGGATCCGCAGCAGCGGTTGTTGCTTGAGGTGGCGTGGGAGGCGTTGGAGAACGCCGGTATTGTGGCGCAGTCGATTCGGGGGACGCAGACCGGTATCTTCGTCGGCCTGACCACCAACGACTATTCACTCACCTTCGCGGGGCGGCTCCGCCGCGAGGACATCGATGCCTATATCCCGTTTGGGAATGCGGCGAATTTTGCGGCGGGGCGGTTGGCGTATTTTCTGGGGGCGCGGGGTCCGGCGTTGGTGGTGGATACGGCGTGTTCGTCGTCGTTGGTGTCGGTGCATCTGGCGTGTCAGAGTCTGCGTCGTGGGGAGAGCGACACCGCCCTGGCCGCCGGCGTCAACCTGATTCTGCGCCCGGAGAACAGCATTGCGTGTTCCCGGTTTGGGATGTTGTCGCCGGATGGGCAGTGCAAGACCTTTGATGCCGGTGCCAATGGGTATGTGCGCAGTGAGGGTTGCGGGGTGGTGGTGCTCAAGCGGTTGAGTGATGCCCTGGCCGACGGGGACCGGGTGTTGGCGGTGGTGCGCGGATCGGCGGTCAACCAGGACGGCGCCAGCAGTGGGCAGACGGTGCCCAACGGCCCGGCCCAGCAGGCGTTGATGCGCCAGGCATTGGCAGCCTCACGACTGGTGCCCGCCGACATCGACTACATCGAGGCCCACGGCACCGGTACCGCATTGGGTGATCCGATCGAGTTGGATGCGCTGGCACAGGTTTTCGCCGACCGCGGCGACGCCGCCCCGCTGGTGGTGGGCTCGGTCAAGACCAACCTCGGACATTTGGAATCGGCCGCGGGCATCGCCGGATTCATCAAAACCGTCCTCAGCGTCCGCTACGGATACATCCCCAAACACCTCAACTTTCACCAACTCACCCCCCACGCCTGCCAAGACGCCACGCGCTTGACCATCGCATCGCCGGCGTTGGAATGGCCTACTGTGCCGCGTCCACGCCGCGCGGGGGTGTCGTCGTTCGGGGTCAGCGGAACCAACGCACACATCATCGTCGAGCAGGCACCGTCTCCCGAACCTGCTGTGTGGGAGCCGGATTCACCGGTGACGACGCTGGTGGTGGCGGGCAAGTCATCGCAGCGGATCGCCGCGACCGCAGCCATGCTCGGCCAGTGGATGACCGGCCCCGGCGCCGAAGTCCGCCTCGCCGACGTCGCCCACACCCTCAACCACCACCGCGCCCAACACCGCACCTTCGCCACCATCTGCGCCCGCGACCATAACCAGGCGGTCGCCGGACTGTCGGCCCTGGCGGCCGGCCAGGCTGCGGTCGGCGTGGTTCGGTCGCATGACGGGCCGTGCCGTCCGGGCCGGGTGTTCGTCTACTCCGGGCAAGGCTCCCAATGGGCCGGCATGGGCCGGCGACTGCTCACCGACGAACCCGCCTTCGCCACCGCCATCGACACCCTCGAACCGGCATTCCGCACCGAGGTCGGCTTCTCGCTGCGAGAGGTGCTCGAAGCGGCAGAACCGCTGACCGGTATCGAGCGCATCCAGCCGGTCCTGACCGGCCTGCAGCTCGCGTTGACCGAGTTGTGGCGGCACTACGGCGTGGTTCCCGACGCCGTCATCGGACACTCCATGGGCGAAGTCGCCGCCGCCGTCACCGCAGGCGCACTCACCCCCACCGAAGGACTCCGCGTCATCGCCACCCGCTCCCGGCTCATGTCGCGGCTGGCCGGCCAAGGCGCGATGGCACTCCTCGAGCTGGATCCCGCCTCGACCCTGGGATTGATCGCCGAGTACCCGGCGGTGACGCTGGCGGTCTACGCCTCGCCGACCCAGACGGTGATCGCCGGACCACCGGCCGACGTCGACATGTTGATCGCGAAGGTCGCGCAGCAGAGCAGGTTGGCACGACGCATCGACGTCGACGTCGCGTCGCATCATCCGACGATCGACCCCGTGCTACCTGATCTGCAGGCCGCATTGAGCGATCTCGCGCCGAAACCGCCAGCGATCCCGATCATCTCGACCACCTACGACGAGAGTCAGACGCCGACAACGAGTTTCGACGCCGATCACTGGGTCGCGAATCTGCGCCGACCGGTACGGTTCAGTCAGGCAATCGCTGCGGCCGGGACCGATCACGCCACCTTCATCGAGATCAGCCCCCACCCGCTGCTGACCCATTCGATCGCAGACACCCTCGCAGGCACACACTTCCACACCGTGCCGACCCTGCAGCGCGACGGCGACGACACCCACACGTTCCACACCAATCTGAACTCCGCTCACACCGGCGCGCCACCGCGCACCTCGCATCCGCCCGAACCGCATCCGGTGCTGCCCGCGACCCCGTGGCACCACACCCGGTTGTGGATCAAGCCGACGACCCCGCAGCTGCATGCGCCCGCGGCCGGATCGAACGGATGGAGCTATGCATCCGACTGGCCGATCGGGCCGATCACCGCGGCCGATACCGCCGGTGACGGTTCCTGGGTGGTGTTCGCCGACGAAGGATGCGGCGCCAAGGTGAGCAGCGCAGTCGGGGACGCAGCGGTGGTCACCGTCCTGCCGATGGACACGCTGGCCGACGGAGCAGCGGCATCCGAGTTGCCGGACATCCTCGGCAAGGCTGCGAATGTCCTTTATGCGCCGGACCTTTCGGCTTCCGGCCACTTGCCGGAATGGGGTTATCGGCTGTTCAACACGACCAGGCGCCTCACGGCTGCGCTTGCCACGATGGCGGTGCCACCCAGAATGTTCATCCTGGGACGGCGTGACGGCTCCGACGACCATCCGGCGGATCCGGCCGATGCCGTGCTCTGGGGACTGGGGCGGGCCTTGGCGTCGGAGCATCCGGAGATCTGGGGCGGTGTCGTCGACGTCGAGGAAACGGAGCCGCCCGGTGTGGGTTCCGATCCAACTGCGGGGCCCGTCGGCGACATCAAAGACGTGTGGCGAGTCTGCGAACCGGAAGAACGTCGTGCCCTGTTGCAGAACCATGTCGGTGTCCTGGTGGCAGCCGTCATGGGGCTGCCGTCAGCTCAGTCGCTCAATCCGGACGCGGATTTCTTTGAACTGGGCATGGATTCGTTGATGAACGTGATCCTGCAGCGCGCGCTTGCCGAGACCCTCGGCGAAGTTCTGCCCCAGACAGTCGTTTTCGACTACCCGACGGTCACGGAGCTCGCCGACCACCTCGCCGAGATCGTCGACGCCGACCTCCCGGAAAGTGTGGGTTGA
- a CDS encoding type I polyketide synthase, with the protein MVGAGADRRAIIAEALHRIDELTARLAVAERADVEPVAVVGMGCRLPGGVGSADQFWQLLQDGRSGIVPVPGDRWDVEEFYSADPSVPGTICARDGGFLTSWRPDEFDAEFFGIAPREAAAMDPQQRLLLEVAWEALENAGIVAQSIRGTQTGIFVGLTGYDYMLRLTETLRREDYDAYIPFGNAANFAAGRLAYFLGARGPALVVDTACSSSLVSVHLACQSLRRGESDTALAAGVNLILKPEANIALTRFGMLSPDGQCKTFDAGANGYVRSEGCGVVVLKRLSDALRDGDRVLAVVRGSAVNQDGASSGQTVPNGPAQQALMRQALAASRLVPADIDYIEAHGTGTALGDPIELDALAQVFADRGDAAPLVVGSVKTNLGHLESAAGIAGFIKTVLSVRYGYIPKHLNFHQLTPHASQDATRLTIAPDLLTWPESNRPRRAGVSSFGASGTNAHIVIEQASAVDDVVAQPDSPVTTLVLSGKTPERIAATAAMLGQWMTGPGAEVRLADVAHTLNHHRTQHRTFATVCARSRAQAAEALQALADGRPAPGVVRSHDGPCRPGRVFVYSGQGSQWAGMGRRLLTDEPAFAAAIDTLEPMFLDTVGFSLHEVIANGEPVLGDARFQPAIFGLQVALTALWRHYGVVPDAVIGHSMGEVAAAVTAGALTPTEGLRVIATRSRLMSRLAGQGAVALLELDADATSALIAGREQVSLAVYSSPRQTVVAGPPSQIDQLITDVQQQDRFARRVNMEVASHSALMDPILAELRTGLADLEPKPPAVPFLSTVTNDWAPHVDAAYWVANVRQPVRLYQALADLGEQYGTFIEISPHPVLAHSITETLGDTHHHTVGTLSRDGDDTHTFHTNLNAIHTAAAPQTPHPDGPPPELPTTPWQHTRHWIDGPAIARAVAAQQSLPGAGGVPPQWCCELTWQARPLPADRHASGRWLVVSDAELSLELDAVLLAPTALTERDGALADALNGAAHVVFAPDVAIGCLDAEPGYHLFNTCRELCAALAALPEPPRLYLLTRNAQPLAEGDRANPAHAVLWGLGRTLALEHPEFWGGVIDVDESVPAERVAGYLRAEAAGSDDDDQAVYRAGRRHVPRLVSAPARPAPPAEIDGAGSHLVIGATGNIGPHLVRQLVAMGAKTVVAVSRNPGARMTELAQAVAEHGATLVPVAADASDPKAMAALFERFGRDLPALNGIYLAAFGGGPVTLADMTAEDVQAMFRPKLDAVSLLHTLSLKHPVHQFVLFASISGLLGSRWLAHYTATTGFLDTFAYARRAAGLAATTVNWGWWKSLADNQSDEYQQVTLSSGLEPMPDEVAIGALCSALATDAPVRAVIAAADWTRLAAAYRTRASLRIVDPLIPAAGAENRAGDDDQDDQWAGAPDFTELDPLDVERIIGERLRTRLAAIMGYADPAALSPAVPLIELGMDSLMAVRIRHATQSDFGVEPPVAMLLQGASLDDITADVMQQCGVSTPDTGAAVDALRDRANQRAAARRGAAVRRKRGQRA; encoded by the coding sequence ATGGTTGGTGCTGGGGCGGATCGTCGGGCGATTATTGCTGAGGCTTTGCATCGGATTGATGAGTTGACGGCGCGGTTGGCGGTGGCTGAGCGTGCTGATGTTGAGCCGGTGGCTGTGGTGGGGATGGGTTGCCGGTTGCCTGGTGGGGTGGGTTCTGCTGATCAGTTTTGGCAGTTGTTGCAGGACGGGCGTAGTGGGATTGTGCCGGTGCCGGGGGATCGGTGGGATGTTGAGGAGTTTTATTCGGCGGATCCGTCGGTGCCGGGGACGATTTGTGCGCGTGATGGTGGGTTTTTGACGTCGTGGCGTCCGGATGAGTTTGATGCGGAGTTTTTTGGGATTGCGCCGCGGGAGGCGGCGGCGATGGATCCGCAGCAGCGGTTGTTGCTTGAGGTGGCGTGGGAGGCGTTGGAGAACGCCGGTATTGTGGCGCAGTCGATTCGGGGGACGCAGACCGGTATCTTCGTCGGCCTGACCGGATACGACTACATGTTGAGGCTCACCGAAACGCTGCGTCGCGAAGACTACGACGCGTATATCCCGTTTGGGAATGCGGCGAATTTTGCGGCGGGGCGGTTGGCGTATTTTCTGGGGGCGCGGGGTCCGGCGTTGGTGGTGGATACGGCGTGTTCGTCGTCGTTGGTGTCGGTGCATCTGGCGTGTCAGAGTCTGCGTCGTGGGGAGAGCGACACCGCCCTGGCCGCCGGCGTCAACCTGATCCTCAAGCCCGAAGCCAATATCGCACTCACCCGGTTCGGCATGTTGTCGCCGGATGGGCAGTGCAAGACCTTTGATGCCGGTGCCAATGGGTATGTGCGCAGTGAGGGTTGCGGGGTGGTGGTGCTCAAGCGATTGAGCGATGCCCTGCGCGACGGGGACCGGGTGTTGGCGGTGGTGCGCGGATCGGCGGTCAACCAGGACGGCGCCAGCAGTGGACAGACGGTGCCCAACGGCCCGGCCCAGCAGGCGTTGATGCGCCAGGCATTGGCAGCCTCACGACTGGTGCCCGCCGACATCGACTACATCGAGGCCCACGGCACCGGTACCGCATTGGGTGATCCGATCGAGTTGGATGCGCTGGCACAGGTTTTCGCCGACCGCGGCGACGCCGCCCCGCTGGTGGTGGGCTCGGTCAAGACCAACCTCGGACATTTGGAATCGGCCGCGGGCATCGCCGGATTCATCAAAACCGTCCTCAGCGTCCGCTACGGATACATCCCCAAACACCTCAACTTCCACCAACTCACCCCCCACGCGAGCCAAGACGCCACCCGCCTCACCATCGCACCCGACCTGCTGACGTGGCCGGAGAGCAACCGCCCGCGTCGCGCGGGCGTATCGTCATTCGGCGCCAGCGGGACGAATGCACACATCGTCATCGAACAAGCATCCGCGGTTGACGACGTTGTCGCGCAGCCGGATTCGCCCGTGACCACGCTGGTGTTGTCAGGCAAGACGCCCGAGCGGATCGCCGCGACCGCAGCCATGCTCGGCCAGTGGATGACCGGCCCCGGCGCCGAAGTCCGCCTCGCCGACGTCGCCCACACCCTCAACCACCACCGAACCCAACACCGCACCTTCGCCACCGTCTGCGCCCGCAGCCGTGCGCAGGCTGCAGAGGCGTTGCAAGCGCTCGCCGACGGACGTCCGGCGCCAGGCGTGGTTCGGTCGCATGACGGGCCGTGCCGGCCGGGCCGGGTGTTCGTCTACTCCGGGCAAGGCTCCCAATGGGCCGGCATGGGCCGGCGACTGCTCACCGACGAACCCGCCTTCGCCGCCGCCATCGACACCCTCGAACCGATGTTCCTCGACACCGTCGGCTTCTCGCTGCACGAGGTCATCGCCAACGGCGAGCCAGTGCTCGGCGACGCCCGGTTTCAGCCCGCGATTTTCGGCCTGCAGGTGGCGTTGACCGCGTTGTGGCGGCACTACGGCGTGGTCCCCGACGCTGTCATCGGACACTCCATGGGCGAAGTCGCCGCCGCCGTCACCGCAGGCGCACTCACCCCCACCGAAGGACTCCGCGTCATCGCCACCCGCTCCCGGCTCATGTCGCGGCTGGCCGGCCAAGGCGCCGTGGCACTGCTCGAGCTCGATGCCGACGCCACGTCCGCCCTGATCGCAGGGCGGGAACAGGTGAGCCTCGCGGTGTATTCGTCTCCAAGGCAGACGGTGGTGGCCGGGCCACCCTCGCAGATCGACCAGCTGATCACCGACGTCCAGCAGCAGGACCGCTTCGCCCGACGGGTCAACATGGAGGTGGCCTCACACAGCGCCCTCATGGATCCGATCTTGGCCGAGTTACGCACCGGCCTGGCGGATCTGGAGCCGAAACCGCCGGCAGTGCCCTTCCTGTCCACGGTGACCAACGACTGGGCCCCGCACGTCGACGCAGCCTATTGGGTGGCCAACGTCCGCCAACCGGTCCGGCTGTACCAGGCGCTCGCCGACCTCGGCGAGCAGTACGGCACGTTCATCGAGATCAGTCCGCACCCGGTGTTGGCGCATTCGATCACCGAGACGCTCGGCGACACACACCATCACACCGTCGGCACGCTGTCGCGCGACGGCGACGACACCCACACGTTCCACACCAATCTCAACGCGATCCACACCGCGGCGGCGCCGCAGACCCCGCATCCCGACGGTCCGCCACCCGAACTGCCCACCACGCCATGGCAACACACCAGGCACTGGATCGACGGTCCCGCCATCGCCCGTGCCGTGGCTGCGCAACAGTCACTCCCGGGGGCAGGGGGAGTGCCGCCACAGTGGTGCTGCGAGCTGACGTGGCAAGCACGTCCGCTGCCGGCGGATCGGCATGCGTCAGGGCGCTGGCTGGTGGTCTCCGATGCCGAGCTGAGTCTGGAACTCGACGCCGTGCTGCTGGCCCCCACGGCTTTGACCGAGCGCGATGGCGCGCTGGCGGACGCGTTGAACGGTGCAGCACATGTGGTGTTCGCGCCGGACGTGGCCATCGGATGCCTGGACGCGGAACCCGGCTATCACCTGTTCAACACGTGCCGCGAGCTCTGCGCGGCGTTGGCAGCGCTGCCGGAGCCGCCGCGTCTGTACCTGCTGACCCGTAACGCCCAGCCGCTCGCGGAGGGTGACCGGGCGAATCCCGCCCATGCGGTGCTGTGGGGTCTGGGCCGGACACTGGCGCTGGAGCACCCCGAATTCTGGGGCGGTGTCATCGATGTCGACGAGTCGGTGCCCGCCGAGCGGGTGGCCGGCTACCTTCGGGCTGAGGCCGCCGGCAGCGACGACGACGATCAAGCGGTGTACCGCGCCGGGCGCAGACATGTACCGCGGCTGGTGTCGGCACCGGCACGGCCCGCGCCACCCGCCGAAATCGATGGCGCGGGAAGCCATCTGGTCATCGGGGCCACGGGCAACATCGGGCCGCATCTGGTCCGCCAGCTCGTCGCGATGGGAGCCAAGACCGTCGTTGCGGTGTCCCGCAATCCCGGTGCACGGATGACAGAGCTGGCACAAGCCGTGGCCGAACACGGGGCGACGCTCGTGCCCGTCGCGGCCGACGCGTCGGATCCGAAGGCGATGGCGGCACTGTTCGAACGGTTCGGCCGTGACCTACCCGCACTCAACGGCATCTATCTCGCGGCATTCGGTGGTGGACCGGTGACGCTGGCGGACATGACCGCAGAGGACGTGCAGGCGATGTTCCGACCCAAGCTGGACGCGGTATCACTGCTGCACACCCTGTCGTTGAAACATCCGGTGCACCAGTTCGTGCTGTTCGCGTCGATCTCCGGGTTGCTCGGTTCGCGGTGGCTCGCGCACTACACAGCCACCACTGGGTTCCTGGACACCTTCGCCTACGCCCGCCGCGCCGCTGGGCTGGCCGCCACCACGGTGAACTGGGGGTGGTGGAAATCGTTGGCCGACAACCAGTCCGACGAGTACCAACAGGTCACGCTGAGCTCTGGGCTTGAACCCATGCCTGACGAGGTGGCGATCGGGGCACTGTGCTCGGCGCTGGCCACCGATGCCCCGGTTCGGGCCGTCATCGCTGCCGCCGACTGGACCCGACTGGCCGCGGCGTACCGCACCCGCGCGAGCCTGCGGATCGTCGACCCACTGATCCCCGCGGCGGGCGCCGAGAACCGTGCCGGCGACGACGATCAGGACGATCAGTGGGCCGGTGCCCCCGACTTCACCGAGCTGGATCCGCTTGACGTCGAACGCATCATCGGTGAGCGGCTGCGAACACGGCTCGCCGCGATCATGGGCTACGCCGACCCGGCTGCGCTGAGCCCGGCTGTCCCGCTGATCGAACTCGGCATGGATTCGCTGATGGCCGTGCGGATCCGGCATGCCACCCAGTCCGACTTCGGGGTCGAACCTCCGGTGGCCATGCTGCTGCAGGGTGCCTCCCTGGATGACATCACCGCCGATGTGATGCAGCAGTGCGGAGTGTCCACCCCGGACACCGGAGCAGCCGTCGACGCGCTGCGGGACCGAGCCAACCAACGTGCCGCCGCCCGCCGGGGCGCCGCGGTGCGGCGTAAGAGAGGACAGCGCGCGTGA